One segment of candidate division KSB1 bacterium DNA contains the following:
- a CDS encoding YwiC-like family protein, with translation MKLPAPLMPGEHGAWAVVFVPLLVGASLAGRVTSAVLWLALAVLSVVLCYVPAQMMLRAACGAAPDSNKAAARFWGTVYFTAGVLFVLPLLVQGRWALLEIGGLAILLFLANFFLTRRRGKTIISDLLATLGLTLSAPSGYYVVTGRLDLTAAWIWLLNFLFFGGGMIYVHMKLAATATKKAHLSLQEKLRLGGLNLAYHVFALAVVAVLAVSHGTTLFAVIAFVPMTLHALYGTLKLSTRVNFRRLGLVLLWQALLFALLLGRSARAGSEGSSAPNPSPRLPAAGAAVLPAVGDLPARIAAARPGDTLWVAPGIYRGNLHLDKKLALLGLGKPVIRGSGTGSTVLITADSCVFQGFVVEHSGRMLVHEDAGILIKSHHNCVADNELRDVLFGIYLFHSHDNLVMRNHISGRAELEMGERGSGIHLWNSQRNRLIANRITQARDGFYIQNAHHTWLEGNEVFNLRYGVHYMYADSNVFLRNRFYDNVAGAAIMYSRGIHLRHNDFLHNRGFASFGILFQDCHDSVADSNVIADNAVGLFFEASTNNRFRHNLIARNDIALQMFQNSERNTFSENNFVDNLNPLLLVGKRTLSAWSANGRGNYWSSYDGYDLDHDGIGDLPMKIQNVFDYLEGRHPHLRLYLYSPAAQALAAAAKAFPLIAVNREMDEHPLMRPVALRGHGGNRLR, from the coding sequence ATGAAGTTGCCGGCTCCCCTCATGCCCGGGGAACACGGTGCCTGGGCGGTGGTATTTGTGCCGCTGCTGGTGGGCGCCAGCCTGGCGGGAAGAGTGACATCCGCGGTGCTCTGGCTCGCGCTGGCGGTGCTGAGTGTGGTTCTCTGTTACGTTCCCGCGCAGATGATGCTGCGCGCCGCCTGCGGTGCCGCGCCGGACAGCAACAAAGCGGCGGCGCGTTTCTGGGGAACCGTCTACTTCACCGCCGGCGTGCTTTTTGTGCTGCCATTGCTGGTGCAGGGGAGATGGGCGCTGCTGGAAATCGGCGGCCTGGCCATTCTGCTTTTTCTGGCGAATTTTTTCCTCACGCGCCGCCGCGGCAAGACCATAATCAGCGATCTGCTCGCCACGCTGGGTTTGACGTTGAGCGCTCCCAGCGGTTATTATGTCGTGACCGGCAGGCTTGACCTCACCGCCGCCTGGATTTGGCTGCTGAATTTTCTCTTCTTCGGCGGCGGCATGATCTACGTGCACATGAAACTGGCCGCCACGGCGACGAAAAAAGCGCATCTGAGCTTGCAGGAGAAACTCAGACTGGGTGGACTGAATCTCGCCTACCATGTTTTCGCGCTGGCAGTGGTGGCCGTGCTCGCCGTGAGCCACGGGACGACGCTGTTTGCCGTGATCGCTTTTGTACCAATGACCCTGCATGCGCTTTACGGGACACTCAAACTCTCCACCCGAGTGAACTTTCGCAGGCTGGGTCTGGTGCTGCTGTGGCAAGCGCTGCTGTTTGCCTTGTTGCTCGGCCGCAGCGCCCGGGCCGGCAGTGAGGGCAGCTCCGCCCCCAACCCGTCACCGCGCTTGCCTGCTGCCGGCGCAGCAGTCCTGCCAGCCGTCGGGGATTTGCCGGCGCGCATCGCAGCGGCGCGACCGGGTGACACGCTGTGGGTGGCGCCCGGCATTTATCGCGGCAATCTGCATCTCGATAAAAAGCTGGCACTCCTCGGGCTGGGCAAGCCGGTGATCCGGGGCAGCGGCACCGGCAGCACGGTGTTGATCACGGCCGACTCCTGCGTGTTCCAGGGTTTCGTGGTCGAGCACAGCGGCCGCATGCTGGTGCATGAAGACGCCGGCATTCTGATCAAATCGCATCACAATTGCGTGGCCGATAATGAGCTGCGCGACGTGCTGTTCGGCATTTATCTTTTTCACAGCCACGACAATCTGGTGATGCGCAATCACATCAGCGGCCGGGCAGAGCTGGAAATGGGCGAGCGCGGCAGCGGCATTCATCTGTGGAATTCGCAGCGCAACCGGCTGATCGCAAACCGCATCACGCAGGCGCGCGACGGCTTTTACATTCAGAATGCCCATCACACCTGGCTGGAAGGCAACGAGGTGTTCAATCTGCGTTATGGCGTGCACTACATGTATGCCGATTCCAATGTCTTTTTGCGCAACCGTTTTTACGACAATGTCGCCGGCGCCGCCATCATGTACTCGCGCGGCATTCACCTGCGCCACAATGACTTCCTCCACAACCGCGGCTTTGCCTCCTTCGGCATCCTGTTTCAAGACTGCCATGATTCGGTGGCCGATTCCAACGTGATTGCCGACAACGCCGTCGGCTTGTTTTTCGAAGCCTCGACCAACAACCGCTTCCGCCACAATCTCATCGCCCGCAATGACATTGCGCTGCAGATGTTTCAAAACTCCGAGCGCAACACCTTCAGCGAGAACAATTTCGTCGACAACCTGAATCCGCTGCTGCTGGTGGGCAAACGCACGCTCAGCGCCTGGAGCGCCAACGGCCGGGGCAATTACTGGAGCAGCTACGACGGCTACGATCTCGACCACGACGGCATCGGCGATCTTCCGATGAAGATTCAAAATGTGTTCGACTATCTCGAAGGCCGGCATCCTCATTTGCGGCTCTATCTTTACAGCCCGGCGGCGCAGGCCCTGGCGGCGGCCGCCAAGGCTTTTCCCCTCATCGCAGTCAACCGCGAAATGGACGAGCATCCCCTGATGCGACCGGTGGCACTGCGCGGGCACGGCGGCAACCGCCTGCGGTGA
- a CDS encoding ABC transporter permease — MEWKIILEIATQELTINIRNRWTLIFAVVFGALVLSISYFGMRAEGFSGMQNFTRTSASILNLVLYLVPLVALIMGTLSFTGDKGATELLYSQPVLRSEVQLGKLLGVFGSMALSTLIGFTLAGALVVAANGMGGLLRYSLFVALALLLALVFLCLAALVATANQRKTRAFGVALFLWFFFVFFYDLLAIGVTVWLRGGSANTFLFVSLFGNPVDMVRVAALIILDGVTIFGAAGAALLRFLGGKTASVALLLLGLAVWICFPLWVSQRLLRHQDI; from the coding sequence ATGGAATGGAAAATCATTCTCGAGATTGCGACGCAGGAGTTGACCATCAACATCCGCAACAGGTGGACGTTGATTTTTGCGGTGGTGTTCGGCGCCCTGGTGCTTAGCATTTCCTACTTCGGCATGCGGGCGGAAGGCTTCTCCGGCATGCAGAATTTCACCCGCACTTCGGCAAGCATTCTGAATCTCGTGCTCTATCTCGTGCCGCTGGTGGCGCTCATCATGGGAACGCTGAGCTTTACCGGTGACAAGGGCGCGACCGAGCTGCTCTACTCCCAGCCGGTTTTGCGCAGCGAGGTGCAGCTCGGCAAACTGCTGGGGGTGTTCGGATCAATGGCGTTGTCGACGCTGATCGGTTTCACGCTGGCGGGTGCGCTGGTGGTGGCGGCCAACGGGATGGGCGGGTTGCTGCGCTACAGCCTGTTCGTGGCGCTGGCGCTGCTGTTGGCACTGGTGTTTCTTTGCCTGGCGGCACTGGTGGCCACCGCCAACCAGCGCAAGACCAGGGCCTTTGGGGTGGCGCTGTTTCTCTGGTTCTTCTTTGTTTTCTTCTATGATCTGCTGGCAATCGGCGTGACGGTGTGGCTGCGGGGCGGGTCGGCGAACACCTTTCTCTTTGTCTCGCTGTTCGGCAATCCGGTGGACATGGTGCGGGTGGCTGCGCTGATCATCCTTGACGGCGTCACGATCTTTGGCGCGGCCGGTGCGGCCCTGCTGCGGTTTTTGGGTGGCAAGACGGCGAGCGTGGCGCTGTTGTTGTTGGGTCTCGCTGTCTGGATTTGCTTTCCACTCTGGGTTTCGCAGCGCTTGCTGCGGCACCAGGATATATGA
- the nosZ gene encoding Sec-dependent nitrous-oxide reductase, whose translation MRGKFFLIAGLAFLAGLALQAGCGGGGEQKGRAGARSDVQQAALKSYVAPGDLDEYYIFKSGGHSGQVYVYGIPSMRHIATIPVFTPYPATGYGFDKESKEMLGGFTWGDAHHPAISETNGDYDGRWLFISDNANNRMARIDLRDFKTKQILGPIPNVSGNHCSSFVTENTEYVLAGSRFSIPLPKGTYENAQDYATKFKGVVAGIAVDKNTGEMSLGWEVLMPPFNYDLGDAGKGPSAEWGFWTCYNSERATGLTDKFEVSSAQKDRDYVIAVNWRNAEKAIADGKFKMIGGVKVIDPKEVAGVVYLLPAAKSPHGVDVSPDGRYIIASGKLQSITTVFNYEKMLTAIQNKDFTGEEDGIPVLNYDSVKDAEVNVGLGPLHTQFDDKGFAYTSLFVESAIAKWRLGTWEVVDKIPVSYNIGHLAAAEGDTKSPDGKYLVALNKLSHGRHLSVGPSQPESSQLIDISGEKMALLYDAFTEPEPHYAQIIKADKLNPIEVYPREENKDPHAVWDVKDARVVRNGKNVEVYMVAVRSSMTPWQVEVNKGDKVTIYLTNIEQTTDELHGFGLNEYNINVVVDPGETKTIEFVADKAGVYPFYCTNFCSALHQEMQGYLLVKG comes from the coding sequence ATGCGAGGCAAGTTTTTTTTGATTGCCGGCCTGGCATTTCTGGCCGGCCTGGCTCTGCAGGCAGGCTGCGGCGGCGGTGGCGAGCAGAAGGGGCGTGCCGGCGCCCGCTCGGACGTGCAGCAGGCGGCGCTCAAATCCTATGTGGCACCCGGTGATCTGGACGAGTATTACATTTTCAAATCCGGCGGGCATTCCGGCCAGGTGTACGTTTATGGTATCCCCTCCATGCGTCACATTGCCACCATTCCGGTGTTTACGCCCTATCCCGCCACCGGTTATGGCTTCGACAAGGAGTCGAAGGAGATGCTCGGCGGGTTCACCTGGGGTGATGCCCACCATCCCGCGATCAGCGAGACCAATGGCGACTATGATGGCCGCTGGCTGTTCATTTCCGACAATGCCAACAACCGCATGGCGCGCATCGATCTGCGTGATTTCAAGACCAAGCAAATTCTCGGTCCGATTCCCAACGTCTCCGGCAACCATTGCTCCTCTTTCGTGACGGAAAACACCGAGTATGTGCTGGCCGGCTCGCGCTTCTCGATTCCCCTGCCCAAGGGCACCTACGAGAACGCGCAGGACTACGCCACGAAATTCAAAGGCGTGGTGGCCGGCATCGCCGTCGACAAAAACACCGGCGAGATGTCGCTCGGTTGGGAGGTGCTGATGCCGCCATTCAACTATGATCTGGGCGACGCCGGCAAGGGGCCCAGCGCGGAGTGGGGTTTCTGGACCTGCTACAACAGCGAACGCGCCACCGGCCTGACCGACAAGTTCGAAGTCAGCTCGGCGCAGAAGGATCGTGACTACGTCATCGCGGTGAATTGGCGGAATGCTGAAAAGGCCATTGCGGACGGCAAGTTCAAGATGATCGGCGGCGTGAAGGTGATCGATCCGAAAGAGGTGGCCGGCGTGGTCTATCTGCTGCCCGCGGCCAAATCACCGCACGGCGTGGATGTCAGCCCCGACGGCAGGTACATCATCGCCAGCGGCAAGCTGCAGAGCATCACCACGGTGTTCAATTATGAGAAGATGCTCACCGCGATTCAAAACAAGGATTTCACCGGTGAGGAAGATGGCATCCCGGTGTTGAACTATGACAGCGTCAAGGATGCCGAAGTCAACGTCGGCCTCGGCCCGCTGCACACCCAGTTCGACGACAAAGGTTTTGCCTACACCTCGCTGTTCGTTGAAAGTGCCATTGCCAAATGGCGGCTCGGCACCTGGGAGGTGGTGGACAAGATTCCGGTGTCGTACAACATCGGCCATCTCGCCGCCGCGGAAGGCGACACCAAAAGCCCGGATGGCAAGTATTTGGTGGCGCTCAACAAGCTGTCACACGGCCGGCATTTGAGCGTTGGACCGTCGCAGCCCGAGTCCTCACAATTGATTGACATCAGTGGCGAGAAGATGGCACTGCTCTACGATGCCTTCACCGAGCCGGAGCCCCACTACGCCCAGATCATCAAAGCGGACAAGTTGAATCCGATCGAAGTGTATCCCAGGGAGGAAAACAAGGATCCCCATGCGGTTTGGGACGTGAAGGATGCACGGGTGGTGCGCAACGGCAAAAATGTTGAAGTCTACATGGTCGCGGTGCGCTCCAGCATGACGCCCTGGCAGGTCGAGGTGAACAAGGGCGACAAGGTGACGATCTATCTCACCAACATCGAGCAAACCACCGACGAGTTGCACGGCTTCGGGCTGAATGAATACAACATCAACGTCGTGGTTGATCCCGGCGAGACCAAGACCATCGAGTTCGTGGCTGACAAGGCCGGCGTCTATCCGTTCTATTGCACCAATTTTTGCTCGGCGCTGCACCAGGAGATGCAGGGCTATTTGCTGGTGAAAGGCTGA
- a CDS encoding ABC transporter ATP-binding protein: MIQVEHFTKRYGKFTAVDDISFTVSRGEVFAFLGPNGSGKTTTMKAMVGLNLPTAGRILIEGIDVHRFPKQAKRLLSYLPQRVVFPENLTAREVVRFYDRVRRLPPALADQVLAGSNFNGFSDKTVSEFSGGMIQRLGLAVVTLPDAPVLLLDEPTANLDPVGVKRFREFVLEQKRRGKTIVFSTHLLAEAEQLADRVGIFVSGKLVAQESIESLRRTFLANGTIEDMYLHYVESHQREER, from the coding sequence ATGATCCAGGTCGAACATTTCACCAAGCGCTACGGCAAATTCACCGCGGTCGATGACATCTCCTTCACCGTGTCACGCGGCGAAGTGTTTGCCTTTCTCGGGCCGAATGGCAGCGGCAAGACGACCACCATGAAGGCAATGGTGGGCCTGAACCTTCCCACTGCCGGCCGCATCCTGATCGAAGGGATCGACGTGCACCGCTTTCCCAAGCAGGCAAAGCGGCTGCTGAGCTATCTGCCGCAGCGCGTGGTCTTCCCCGAAAATCTGACGGCGCGCGAAGTGGTGCGTTTCTATGACCGCGTGCGGCGGCTGCCGCCGGCGCTCGCCGATCAGGTGCTGGCCGGCAGCAATTTCAACGGCTTTTCGGACAAGACGGTGAGTGAATTCTCCGGCGGCATGATTCAACGCCTGGGGCTCGCGGTGGTCACGCTGCCGGATGCACCGGTTTTGCTGCTCGATGAGCCGACCGCCAATCTCGATCCGGTGGGCGTGAAACGCTTTCGCGAATTTGTTCTGGAGCAAAAACGCCGGGGCAAAACGATCGTTTTCTCGACGCATCTGCTCGCCGAGGCCGAACAACTGGCGGACCGCGTCGGTATTTTTGTGAGTGGCAAACTGGTGGCGCAGGAATCGATTGAAAGCCTGCGCCGGACCTTCCTGGCAAACGGCACCATCGAAGACATGTATTTGCACTATGTCGAAAGTCATCAGCGTGAAGAACGGTGA
- a CDS encoding formylglycine-generating enzyme family protein, protein MNKKVFAAGALAITAVAAILVYVQWSRQQARLEQLHYEHRETELVVANQLGAQVVLFRAGANLDDTTRVAAFNGRRMWLPAGNYFLQVRHQGRTQHLPVPLAGYRAGPDDGGAFYVTLRRAPQVYPPRLLPGLPEFVFIPSGSFLFGDRLNPREPHYLWLSSFFIHPFEVSNEEFRVFLRDSAGYADDRNWTAAGRRWKMANASQATALLSPQAPDYVRFGQPDQPVVWVNWFEANAYCKWLTRKIGGGRWLFTLPNEAEWEKAARGPDNFDYGLSLFISDREIPWYNWKKNPDVPVTVVGWQQSPTSFRPNRYGLYHMSGNVVEWTQSLLRAFNRERPFRDDDRNHEEAAGLRVARGGSWYSASVALLYLPYRDAFQPEHSSQDIGFRLVARMLP, encoded by the coding sequence GTGAACAAGAAGGTCTTTGCGGCAGGCGCGCTCGCGATCACGGCGGTGGCGGCCATCCTGGTGTACGTGCAGTGGTCACGGCAGCAGGCGCGTCTGGAACAGCTTCACTATGAACATAGGGAAACCGAGCTGGTCGTTGCCAATCAGCTCGGCGCGCAGGTTGTGCTGTTTCGCGCCGGTGCAAATCTGGACGACACGACCCGAGTGGCCGCCTTCAATGGCCGCCGGATGTGGCTGCCGGCGGGCAATTATTTTCTGCAGGTCAGGCATCAAGGCCGCACGCAGCACCTCCCGGTTCCGCTGGCTGGCTATCGGGCCGGCCCCGATGACGGTGGCGCCTTTTACGTTACCCTGCGGCGTGCACCGCAAGTTTATCCGCCGCGGCTGTTGCCCGGGCTGCCCGAGTTTGTCTTCATCCCCAGCGGCAGCTTTCTCTTTGGCGACCGTTTGAATCCCCGCGAGCCGCATTACCTCTGGCTCAGCAGCTTTTTCATTCACCCGTTTGAGGTCAGCAATGAGGAGTTTCGCGTGTTTCTGCGCGACTCCGCCGGCTATGCCGATGACCGCAACTGGACCGCCGCCGGCCGGCGCTGGAAGATGGCCAATGCCTCGCAGGCCACCGCTTTGCTGTCACCGCAAGCTCCCGACTATGTGCGCTTCGGCCAGCCGGATCAGCCGGTGGTGTGGGTGAATTGGTTCGAAGCCAATGCCTATTGCAAGTGGCTCACCAGGAAAATCGGTGGCGGTCGCTGGTTGTTCACGCTCCCCAACGAGGCGGAGTGGGAGAAGGCGGCACGTGGTCCAGACAACTTCGATTACGGCCTCAGCCTGTTCATCAGCGACCGCGAGATTCCCTGGTATAATTGGAAGAAGAACCCCGATGTGCCCGTGACCGTCGTGGGCTGGCAGCAATCTCCCACCTCTTTTCGCCCCAATCGTTATGGTCTGTATCACATGAGCGGCAACGTGGTGGAGTGGACGCAATCCCTCCTTCGCGCCTTCAATCGTGAGCGGCCGTTTCGCGATGATGACCGCAACCATGAGGAGGCCGCCGGGCTGCGCGTGGCCCGTGGCGGCTCATGGTACAGTGCCAGCGTGGCCCTGTTGTACCTTCCCTATCGCGATGCCTTCCAGCCCGAGCACAGCTCGCAAGATATTGGTTTTCGTTTGGTGGCCAGGATGCTGCCCTGA
- a CDS encoding nitrous oxide reductase accessory protein NosL: MSKVISVKNGEKAALRGPCRRKETVKRVQPLRLRASCASLAGFVMALSCFLFQGCGSSESKPVDIFPEDICASCRMAISERAFASQIRTTTGEVYKFDDLRCLENFMQRAGKEAVAAAFVTDYATQRWLPLAQAIIVQTGMRTPMGSGRVAFADSLAARSLLARFPPGG; this comes from the coding sequence ATGTCGAAAGTCATCAGCGTGAAGAACGGTGAAAAAGCCGCGCTGCGCGGGCCTTGCCGGCGCAAGGAAACGGTCAAACGCGTGCAACCTCTCCGCCTCCGTGCGAGCTGCGCGTCTCTGGCCGGTTTTGTGATGGCGTTGTCCTGCTTTCTTTTTCAGGGATGTGGTTCTTCCGAAAGCAAGCCGGTGGACATTTTTCCGGAGGACATCTGCGCCTCCTGCCGCATGGCGATCTCCGAACGCGCCTTTGCTTCGCAGATACGCACCACCACCGGCGAGGTCTACAAGTTCGACGATCTCCGCTGCCTGGAAAATTTCATGCAGCGCGCCGGCAAGGAAGCCGTGGCGGCGGCCTTCGTGACGGATTACGCCACGCAGCGCTGGCTGCCGCTGGCGCAGGCCATCATCGTGCAAACCGGCATGCGTACCCCGATGGGCTCCGGCAGGGTGGCCTTTGCCGACTCGCTTGCGGCGCGCAGCCTGCTCGCGCGTTTTCCGCCCGGTGGCTGA